A section of the Phaseolus vulgaris cultivar G19833 chromosome 8, P. vulgaris v2.0, whole genome shotgun sequence genome encodes:
- the LOC137825896 gene encoding calcium-binding protein CML42, translating into MVMGPEKIALAAPSSSFRLRCKSLNSLRLRRIFDMFDKNGDCMITVAEISQALSLLGLEADMSELETMTQSYIRPGNEGLTYDDFVSLHESLGDTYFGFVQTEEEEQQESDLWEAFKVFDENGDGYISARELQVVLGKLGLVEGNMIDNVQRMIGSVDKNHDGRVDFYEFKEMMRATILPTS; encoded by the coding sequence ATGGTAATGGGACCGGAGAAGATCGCCCTCGCCGCGCCCTCCTCCTCCTTCCGCCTCCGCTGCAAGAGCCTCAACTCGCTCCGCCTCCGCCGCATTTTCGACATGTTCGACAAGAACGGGGACTGCATGATCACGGTGGCCGAGATCAGCCAGGCGCTGAGCCTCCTGGGCCTGGAGGCGGACATGAGCGAGCTGGAGACCATGACGCAGTCTTACATCCGCCCCGGGAACGAGGGCCTGACCTACGACGACTTCGTGAGCCTGCACGAGTCCCTAGGGGACACCTACTTCGGCTTCGTCCAGACCGAAGAAGAGGAGCAGCAGGAGTCGGACCTCTGGGAGGCCTTCAAGGTCTTCGACGAGAACGGCGACGGCTACATCTCCGCCAGGGAGCTCCAGGTCGTCCTCGGCAAACTCGGCCTCGTCGAGGGCAACATGATAGACAATGTCCAACGCATGATTGGCTCTGTTGATAAGAACCACGATGGCCGCGTTGATTTCTACGAGTTCAAGGAGATGATGCGCGCCACCATTCTCCCCACTTCTTGA